gtattgctgtctcaccaatttcaagtctcccaccgcagagcgcaatagagacaacacgacaaaagtactaataaaagaacagaaaatcttcgatccgttgtccgctgattccttctccaaaacttaaccgatttaagtacttttttcattaagaattaaagcaaggcttgggctgtgttcctatgttttatttttttattttagtcagttttgttttctgggtgtttgaacacagaggaaaatcttgccatttttttaggtttttggacgttatcttttttaataataaaattatgaaaaaaaaaaagaaaacatagggacatgctaatagtggccatagatattcaggaaaaaaatcataactctaccggcattatccagggaggaaacaggggacagcgtttgtatggaaaaacggcggtgtggactcctcttaaggttttggaagttaacatgttaggggcagaacaaaatacttctataattattgtattctaccgaAACTTcgaataatagtttttattattcgtagtacttaactaaattgtactgcactcttctttatcaacatgcaaatgattcataataacaataaaaaaatcactctttctataagcaccggcgctgagtaaaaaaaagataaaacgaaacaaatctcttctcactcgcatgcgcctgaaaatgtatctagtataattgtttttgtttcgctgctgccatgccgcggcgccgcgctgcccgcccgcccggcacttgtcgtttcatactaactgtctgaacctgttttcacgccgcgccgcgctgccgtgcggtaaatagcaggcattggattaacgattaacggacttctgcatattaacggaagttaacgagtccgttaatatttttaaaagttaacttaaaagtcaatccgttaatcaaaatgttaacttcgttaattaacgattaacggattaacgagttaatgcccagctatgattATTAGGGTACGTAAAGGCCGCGTAAACAACACAGTGACACGTACAAATGTGTGTTTCTTAGTTGCAGAACATAATTTGACTTGTATAGTGGTACACAATGCAGAAGTGTAGTAGGTAATGCCTAATTGGAACgcaattaatttatttgagGATGCTTGATTTTGCAAAGTGCTGTAGTTTAAACATTaatttgtggcggtacccacaattcacctaacattcctgcatggcactatcgaagttttctgagcgcgtcggtatatatacgacagctgaaatgtatcacgtgggctccggcctgaccgagcataacacctcgctcggtcggaagatcttcctttatgGCGGCCAAGCTTATCCCACAAATTAAAGTTGAGCGTAAATGCACTAGAGTGCTGCaattcaaaaacacattccccATTCTTCTTCAATCCagttaaaaatgtcacttgtgtgacaggaacaaaacactgtttaactattcaaagcttatacaacgtttattagtaagggggatattagattatcatatatattggatccgagatcattgagtcaatgatattggataatgtaatatagacatatgattcatttcttccttgatcatagatttttgactttgctgagagattggatccaatacggtcatagaaataggtgttgccagttatttaatataaaaaagagtttttaatttcttgttcgttaatatgtttcaaataatgtaatgtaattatttttctaattatatacttggataatcttgctgaaataacaaaaaacaagccatattaaaaatgacgatgtcttttgacaaatcgaattctctgagatctagtaaccctgacgtcaatacctgtcagcgttagcgctctccattggctattgaaaccacatatgacgtaaaataggatcaatgaaatatgataatgtaatatgcagatatgatcaaatgatcatatatattggatcctatatatgatcatagaaatgatccaatataaatgataatgtaatacccccctaagggGGATTGAGTTTAATTATTGctatttacaaaattgaacacATGTCCGCTTTGCGCCGTCCAGTTTCGCAGTACGAACTACGATCTTAAAGTTGCGTGTAATgagataataatagtaataagatATTATTAAGAGTCTAATTACCTATTTTCCCTCTCTTTGGTTCTGGAAACTTGGTGCTGTCGCTGCCCATCTCGAACGTCATTACCTTCAAGTGCTCAGGAAACTGAAAGTCCATTTCCGGTTCTATGACTAGTGGAAAATCTGTATTGCCTGAAAGATTTCGCCAAAGTTGAGTGTTACAAATTCAACAAAGTTTGATGCCCTATTTAAGCTTTTCGAAATTTGATTTTAATAGAAGATGTGTCAGTTATGAAACTACAATTTAAtaaattccatactaatataataaataataaatgcgaaagtgtgtctgtctgtctgtcctatacctcttcacgttaaaaccgctgaatcgattgtgacgaaatttggtatggagatacttgaagTTACGGGAAAggactttttactttttatcccggaaaaatgtacggttccaacgcgaaaaaacaattttggcgcaagggaGTTGTGGTTGTCATCTTGTCTTTTATAtatcagtacctggatgaccgagctttgctcggtatagcaaacactcattgacttcgtgttacttaacaacgccatctgctggaatagctttagctgttgttgtgtcgttaaagcaattagttgctcacaaaatagtattataattcgccaatagatgtcaggaagagccatatttttcagtttagcGATTagcgataaaacacgaataaaaagacatttctaaaaatgattcctatctatatatatttatcgcccccgaaaccccctatatactaaatttcatgaaaatcggtggagccgattccgagattccaattataaatatatatatatatatatatatatatatatatatatatatatatatatatatacaagaattgcttgtttaaagatataagttaCTTACTACTATTTGTAAAGAAGGATATATGCTGCGACTCCGGTATCCAGTCCTCCATCCCCTTTAACTTGGTGGCCGGTATGTATTGATAAAGAGATTCGGAGGACACACCCATTTGTGGGGTTATAATTCTCGTTTCATCAATACTAGCTTCTTGTAATGCATCATTTAGTGATACTGACTTTGATCTGTAATAAGTAagataaataaagataaatgtaaaaattaaagttatcCTATGACTTCCTATTTACAATTTTGTAGATTGCAAATTTTATACCTATTAAAGTAAATTcttaagaaaaacaaaataattttaaagtagtATAAGAGATCTCTGGATGTTCAAAAAACCAAGTCAAAACAGTATTATAATACCATTTTTAACCCccaacaaaaaagaggggttttataagtttgatatctctgtctgtctgtctgtggcattgTAGCATCCAAATGGGTGGAcggattttgatctagttttttttctttaatgttATGTACTgtgaaaatattacaaaaatgtgtggcaaaaggttttataaaattattgctgcaaaaaaacaaaaagtaatACTAAAAtctaagatttaaaaaaacatacacaTTCTTTTCTGCTCCCTCATCACTTGTATCTGTTTTGAGTGATACTGTATTACTTATTTCTAATCTCTCAGGTACTTCAATACCCTGGGGGTACAAACTAGATATTTCTTCACTTTGCAGCCTTGCGATGTAGTCATCCATATTGGTATTTGTGTTCTGACTCGGACTGGGTGTGTCTTTTGGTGAATATTCATTGTGAAAACTTGCTTGTATTGTCATTAAATTCTTTAGACAATGTGCACCTAGAATgagaaatattaattattatattcattttacataaaaattagaTATATTTATGTGTACGACTTAAGTGAatttcatactttaataataataataataataataataaaacactttattgctcacaaatacaaaaaattacacaaaacacaagcttaaattaaaacagttatttaaatatgtgGGCAAAGGCGGTCTTATCGCTAaaagcgatttcttccagacaacctttgtGTTAACTGGAGAACTTTAATGTAAGCGGAAGTATAGTTATTTGTTTCAGAAATAGGGACGAAAAATTTAAGTATATacgtatattattaaatatataattattaatactatatagatatatactcactataataaatacttagatacatacataaaatattaatacgaaTATTAAATAAAGAAGTTACAATCTATACTTTTTCTAAAAGATATTTGTGcaatttagatttaaatataCCAATCGTGTCAGAGTGTCGTATGTCAGATGGTAGTGAGTTCCAAAGAGTTGTGGCCTTAACGGTAAAGGAATTATAATAGTAACCAGATCGAGCAAGAGGTGTTTCCAAAATATTATCCCTATCAGAGCGTAGGCAAAAATTATGACTAGCACCTAGAAATTTAAAGCGTTCCTTAAGATAAATTGGTGCACGAGGGTCATACAGAACTTTGTAAAGGAGAGTGAGAATGTGCTCTTCGCGCCGTAATTTGATGGGTAACCACTTCAGTTTTCGTCTGTATTCGGTAACATGATCAAACTTGCGCAACCCGTAAATGAATCTTATGCAGAAATTTTGGATCCGTTGGAGTTGATTGATCAGTTCCTCACTGAGATCAATAAGGCAGACGTCTGCATAATCAATTATTGATAAGAGAAGTGATTGGGCAAGTTCGATTTTGGTTGTAATCGGTAAGAAATTTTTTAACCTTCTGAGTGACCCAGATGCAGCATAAACCTTACGGCAAATTTTAGAGATGTGCGGAGCCCAAGACAGACAGGAATCAAAGCTGACGCCAAGGTTCTTGACGACACTGGTTATATTTAAGGGTACATTATTCAAAACGATTTGAGGAACTGTAAGATGTTTGAGTTTATCTAGTTGCTTAGTGCTGCCAATGATTATGGCCTGAGATTTTACTGGATTAATAGTTAGTCCATGAAATATGCTCCAATTAAAAATTGTAGTAAGATTTTCGTTGATTTTGCGGATAAGGGCATCAATTTCAGTAACCTCAGCTTGGGAGTAGATTTGAAGGTCATCTGCGTATAAATGGAACTGACATGAGAGCAGAggtgttataaaatttataaaaatcgaaAAGAGTAGGGGGGAGAGGACTCCGCCTTGTGGCAATCCGACATCTACATCACACAACCCAGAGTCTTTGCCATCTACGCGGACGCATTGCTGTCTGCCGGCGAGGTAGCTCCTAAACCACGCGATCTCCTTATCTGAGCCAAATACATCTTTAAGCATAGCCAGCAAAATATCGGGGTCAACAGTACAAAAAGCGTTGCTAAAATCTAGGAGTACCATCGCAGTCACAAGTTGGTCTGACATTCCTAAACGAATATCATCTGAGACGTTGACTAAAGCGGTCGTAGTGCTATGTCCTGGACAGAACCCAGACTGATATTTGCTTAGTAAGTTAATTTTTCTTATGAACGAGTTGAGCTGGTTAGAGACTAATCGTTCCAGAATTTTGGAGAGGTATGGAAGAATAGATATGGGCCTAAAATGGGACGGATGTGTTGGATCATTAGTTTTTGGGATAGGTATAACTACTGCAGTGCGCCAACAACTAGGAAAGGAACCTGTACTAAGAGAAAAGTTGAATATGTGACAGAGTACTGGAATAAGTATCTCAGAGCCAATTTCAATCATTTGGCGGCTAATGCCATCGATACCTTCTGCATTAGATGTGATACCGTTCATGCATGTTCTAACTTCGCGTTCAGTAACAGGTTTAAATGAGAACAAAGAATCTTTAGGTTTATTATTGCTTCTTAAAGCATGCAGTGTGGCTTGTTTAATGTTTTTGGCAAAAGGTGGGACTGTAGTAAAGTGGTGATTTAGTGAGTCAAGGTTGACCTTAATTTGCGGGGCAGATCTGGATTTACCAATACCTAATGTCTTCAAAAATGACCAAACTTTGGTAGGATTTCCATTTGCAACAGTTTCATGTATATAGAGACGCTGAGCGTCTCGACACATTCTATTGCAGCGATTACGTAATTCTTTATACCTACGACAATTCTCTTCAGATGGATTATGTCTGTATTTCACCTTCGCAGCATTTCGTTTGGCCATCATGTCTTTAATGTCGTTCGTGAGCCAAGGAGCGGGGAGGTGCTTAAGGCGAACAGGTCGAAGAGGAGCATGAACGTCGAACAAGCGGAGTATAGTATTGTTAAAATTCTCCATCATCGAATCTATTGTTGTAGCACTTAGCACCGCATCCCAGTTTGCACTGCGTAGGTCAGCCATAAATTTTTGTCTATCAATACCGTTCAAACTACGTCTAAGTGTGATTCGTGGCTTAGGCTTAGGGCATTTGATTTTATAGGACAAATAGACAAGGTCGTGATAAGAAAAGGCTTCAGCAGAAAATTGTCCGTGGCAAGCAACGTGTTCGAGAGAAGACACTATACCTAAATCCAAGAGTGACGGCAGGCAGTGAGGTGCGTGATGTGTTGCAGCTGACGGTAAGATATTAAGATTTGTACTTTCAATAATAGTAAGTAATCTTCTAGAACGACTGTCCGCTTTGAGCAGGCACGTGTTAAAATCACCGAAAATTAAAGTGTGTTCGAAAGTCGGGACCAGTGACTCCAGCGTAGACTCAAAAGAGCTAAAATAATCAATGTGCATGTTGGGGCTGTATAATACTCCCAGTAGTATCTTTGTATGTCCTAAAAGAACCTCCAAAAATAAATGTTCGGCTGATTCAGAGTATTGCGATGGTGATACACTGACGATGTTATACGGAATATGGTTTTTGAGATATATCGCTACTCCACCTCCACCCTTGCCCGTTCTGTCATTGCGGATTAAACGATAACCTGGTAGGCAATAGGAGTAGGAAGAAAGGCAAGGTTTTAAAAAGGTTTCGGACACAAGAATAGCATGCAAGTTTGATATGTCAGAAAAAGTACTTAGTAAATCCGGATAGTGAGCAGGGATGCTTTGTGCATTTATATGCacaacattaaaatttttaggaAACGTGGAAAAGGTGGAGCTCAGCTGGGAATCTAAGGATGGGGGCAAACTGTAGAAACTATCGTCTGACGACGACTCGCTTTCTGAATTATTGTGACAttgtgatatattattattagttgattgtaacataaaaataattatgtaaataatgtaataaatataatagtaaaaagtataaaagtaataaaataataaaagtaatactacttatatattaattcacagaaatatataataattataatatgcaaaaatttTAAAGTTCACACGCCGGCAGTGTAGAAGAGTTCACTAAAATACATCTAAAGTGTACACaccaaagtataaaataaaacaataatgttCAGATACTAAAAAGCTTCCACtaggtttaaatataaaacaatactATTTATGCAGAAATACCAAGCTAACTTCCAATGACTGACTGACAAAATGACTTATAAAGAATAGGTAATAGTTTAGAAAAAgtaattattgtgtaataagACCTCACTTTCAAATAACTTTAACAATTTGTAGCTTAAACAACACAATAATTTAGACTACTTAATGCTTTGATtgtgggaatcacagacacaatagatattgaATTGTTGTTGCGGCCACAGGGGGGCACTTGGGGCTTAATGGGTTGGATGGTTCAATGCCCACATATTCATCATGATGACATTTTAGCtcagtaaattaaaataaaaaattaaatgattacttaactaaaaattactatatagaataattcaaatataatattttccaataAGATGCATCAGGTAAGTTATTAATCCTTTGattgtggattcttggaaatctattgttattctattgtgtctcactTACCGgcgagcttatggggcttgatgggttaatcaggaattaatttcttaaaaaaattaaaagaaacagTATAAATTGTTACCTCTGTTTGCCAGATATTCAACAGTGTCTTCTGTATCCCCGTAATTATTTACTAAGGCCACGTATTTCTGACGCCGAAATAGAGCCTCACGCATCGACTCCCATTGTTTACCAAACACATTACcataaaattcatcaaaatgatCTATCGCTTTATATTTTGCTGATGTTTTCTTCTTCGCCTTagactgaaataattttatcatcTTTATGCATGTATCACACTAATTTATATCCGAGCATCACTTACTGGAAAGTACTTCCTAAGTAAACTGAGAAaagctattaataataaaaatataattaattacccAATGTATCTTTGATTTTTGTCTCGTTTGACTAAGAAGATATGAATTCAACACAAACTTTCTGCAAACACTGTGAAAACTATACATTATTTACAATTCTGTaaaatttgcaatttttttatttcaatgagctgtatttactttttaatttgtaaaattttgatatttttttagataGGTACCTAACAATTTTTTAGGTTATATTATGACAAGTTGACAACCAGAATGACATCTCGTAAATTGACAGGCGACAgctatcctttttttttttcttcatataatggcacttcggctataaccatggccagtgtcgagtatatatggcgggaaaacaatattctttgtacatttttttctatattatcgtcaggtcagtcaggtctaaagactagtcaaagtctaagtataaagtcaatacagtcaagaagtcaagtcggtcgattcagtaaagtggtaggacgctttactgaaacttttgatggagttttggagggaacacaaaagagcacgtttctggttattacatcactttcccacacttgtgtacgataacgaatatttaatggttaatatcctaccaatattacacattaaaaacccagataacacaattttaggaaaataataaaaaacacaacatcactctttcacattcttccaaaaaaccagctatcctttttgtttttacaaaatatgcataactagatgtcccgcgcggcttcgcccgcgtaaattaggaattttacggaaaccgtacaatattttcccataaaaaaatagattatGTCCCtagtccctactcccttcacttggtctactctatatctgtgccaaatattgccataaaaattgttccagtagttcgtaatttctaatatttccccgtttttcccacattttcctgagtttcttcggtcgtattagtcttagcgtgataatatatagccttactcgataaatgagctatctaacactgagataagtttttaaatcagacctgtagtacctgagattaacgcgttcaagcaaacatacttactcttcaggtttataatattaggtaggtacttaaagatttttttaattatcgcttgacaaactcgagtctcggtctaaaagactatgaaaagtaccaataacatggtataatatggtagtgatgatgatgatgatgttgatgatgaatgtaatttgcatagtagcaaatgcttttcgttcttaaaacaacgccgaaactcccaaacttgtatctataaagaatcaggagttctctcagcaccttccgaaccacggtataccaggtatacctcggtgcaaaatcttacttagtggtagcatatgcttagaatacttctcacgaaatcGAAGTCACcgcatgtttccctataaattttgaggagttccctcgattacttatggatccttcatcagatcaccacttttgtgaatataataccaaattgggatattaccctatataccaaaagaaaaattttgaaaatcggttaacaaacggcggagtaatcgttgaacataagaaaacgaacataacacctcccccattttgaaagtcggttaaaattgtagcccatagacataatatatacttataggTTTAtgttgtagcctatgtgttattctgatgtataagctatgttattgtaaagtttcattaaaattcgttcagtagtttttgcgtgaaagagtaacaaacatccatacatccatacatccacacatccacacatccacacatccacacatccatacatctatacatccatacatccaaacaaactttctcctttataatattagtaggattagtaggatgtaCCTAGTATTTTGCCATTATTAGGTAGacatttttgtgaaaaattggGAAATATCAGCAATAAATTTGCTAATATTATCCATTATTATggactaataaaaaataaaaatattctttttgtagaggaagaaaaaagaaaaggaACAGTAAGATAttaatcatagacataatatatacctaatattaataataggaaaatatataatttttccatGATTTTTCCCCACTAGTAACTTTGAACTGAAATAGCAATATATCGTTGTGCTTTTCTGAAATCCTTTCATGACATTTGCGAGGCCGAGGTGTCAGGTGCCCGCGAACACCAAACTGTGGAGTATTGATTTGTTTACAATCGTGTTCCTTCTAAAAACCATTTTGTACATGTACTAAGGTAGTCTATATATTTTCAACCTTGTCAAAACGATCGCGAGATAAAATTTTGACTTAATTACTGCTTTCCGTGCTTCGCTATCGGCTAATCGTTCTCGCTGAATTAGCGCCGACGAAGTTTTAAGAACTTTGAACGCTTAATCACCTCGGAAGCGTGGAGCTTTATCGATTGTTTAGGCTCCCAGTATCATTTCACGTATAGTAACCTAGATAGTAGCGGGGTTTACGAAAAAAATGTGAATAAATGATGTATGATTCTATCGAAGCTCAGCCATGGGAGGAGTATTACTTGTGTGgtgaattgaattgaaataacAGACATGTGTGGGATCTTAAATGTTGAATGGAAGGTGGTTTATAAGGTGGAATGGACAGAGGCGGTCTGGACGTCCCTACTGGGGCAGTCAACTTGGATACAGTGAGGTCTCTGCATCAGACGGTGGTGTCTCTCCGGACTGCTCTAGAGGTGTCAAAGAGTGAACTGAAAGAACTAAAAGAAAAGTACGAGGAACACTCCAGGTGTATAGAGTTTTCCGATCTCATTGAAAAGTTAACACTCGAGAATCACATTTTGAGGAGGAAAATCATCGACTCCGATATTCATGAGAAGCAAAATATTGAGTTGGAAGTAATATACAGTCCTAGAGTAGACAATATTGAGGATAGTAACAAAAAGGAACTGATAGATATATTAAAGTCAAATGAAAATCAAGAGGTTAAAGTTGTAGAAGACACTGAAAGTAAATCTTTTATTGACTTAAGTGAAGAAAGAAATGACAAACCTAAAGTAACAAGTTTTAATGAGCCAGTGGATGAGACCAACAATCATACAGTAGAAGGTAGTGAATCACTCCCAAAAaaagaatttgaaaataaatctaGTTTTTCTACAAAACTAGAGTTACTTTCAAAGTTTGATGTGAAAATCAAAGTCAAAACGTTAAAAGAGGGTAGTTTCACGTCAAGTAGCTCAGATGACACATCTTCAAATAAAGAATCCAAAACAGATGAAAAGAGTGATTTGAATTTAGAAAAGCATATGGAACATTttgaaaaaattgaaaatagtgAGGCAAAGGTCAATATAAAGACATCCTCTTCTGAGTTTGTGAAAATGGCGGTGCCTAATGAGAATGAGGTGAAATCCAATGTGGACAAGTTTGGTGTCCAAGTGAGAATCACCTCCGAGGATAGTGTTACGGTCCAGGAAAATGTTGAACGGGAGAGAAATAAGGATACACTAAATTTGGATGTTGATAGTTTGAGTTTGAGGTATTGTAGCTTTTAGTATTATTAAATCCTATtaaatcattattcattaaattagattaatataatatcagtctGGGTTAATAAGTTACATTATAATCAGTTAAAATTGACTGggttaattataatgttatttctcttggtccttgtatataaataatcggcaaagtgcgagtcggacttgcgcacgaagggttccgtaacattatagagcgaaaataaggaaaaaatgttttttgtatggcagccccctctaaataatttattttactttaattgtattatttaatattaaagtacacatataattgaggattttgtgaaaatttcaagtgtctatatgtTGTCATTATGGATTaagagccaaaaagaccaaaaaaataatgtttgttgtatgggagcccccccgtaaatattaactttattttgtttttagtatttgttgctatag
This genomic window from Aricia agestis chromosome 17, ilAriAges1.1, whole genome shotgun sequence contains:
- the LOC121735310 gene encoding 5-methylcytosine rRNA methyltransferase NSUN4, with protein sequence MYSFHSVCRKFVLNSYLLSQTRQKSKIHWSKAKKKTSAKYKAIDHFDEFYGNVFGKQWESMREALFRRQKYVALVNNYGDTEDTVEYLANRGAHCLKNLMTIQASFHNEYSPKDTPSPSQNTNTNMDDYIARLQSEEISSLYPQGIEVPERLEISNTVSLKTDTSDEGAEKNVSKSVSLNDALQEASIDETRIITPQMGVSSESLYQYIPATKLKGMEDWIPESQHISFFTNSSNTDFPLVIEPEMDFQFPEHLKVMTFEMGSDSTKFPEPKRGKIGMFNYYPLDLGSVLAVLALNLRGGERVLDVCAAPGGKTLTALQTMLPDLLVANDSSISRCNRMERIFRDYLIDYDTSNSWRERLLVSRKDGRMIVDDAGFDAVLVDAPCTTDRHSVLEDENNIFRADRVRERLRIPELQAQLIASALQLVRVGGALVYSTCALSPAQNDGALHAALAAAFRDHGVVATVKDLSAPFSSLSSALVLGSGAAKPKYGQLVIPDIAANYGPTYIARIVRVK